The DNA region TTGGGCTGGTTTTTCCATAAGAGATAAATGTGCGCAACAATGGAAGAGACAGGAACTTAGCCCTGCTCCAATACAGGATACAAACTTTTCTATTCGGATGACCGCGACATTCAAACTCAACACAGACTAATTTATGACTGGTTTTACCGGTAGAGCGGGACAGAATGTTCGTCAGATGGCGAATCGGAGGCGCTGGCAGGCTTGGCGATCGTTTCTTTGGGCTGCGCTGCTACCGCTGTTTGTGGTCTTTTCATTCCCCATCTTGGCGCTGGAATTGGGCTTTATTCTTGCCATCTCTCTTGTGGCGATCGCCGTCTTTGGGGCTATTAGCTTTGTGTTTCGAGGCTTAGATCTTTGGGAAGCGGCTAATCGTGCTGACTTTGGTGCCCAGGCAGAAGAACGGGTCGCCGAAGTTCTCGAAGCTTTAGAACCGAAGGGCTGGCAATTTCAATATGGCATGAAACTTGATCAAGGCTTGGGGGACGCGGATGTCGTTTGTGTCTCACCCCGAAAAAAAGCCTATGTCATTGACGTAAAATCCCATAAAGGCACTGTCATTTTTCAGGAGCATCGCCTCCACCGTCGTATGGGTCGGACAATTTACCCGTTTAGAAAAGATTTTTTGCAAATTGTGATGAAACAAGCCCTACAAGTTAGGGAAAAAAAACAATGGAGTTTTGTTACTCCAATGTTAGTTTTTACAAGGGCACAATTAGCTGTTTCTCAGAAAAAAATTCGAGGTGTTTATGTTATTGCCCAAGATGATCTTGTAAAGAGATTACAAGAGCTGGGCTAGCCCTTGAATCCTATTTGTCTACTTAATAACTAAAAGAAAAATTAGAGATTACTAAGGTAAAGAAAGCTATCTGAAACGATGAATTCTTTAGAGTCTTCAATACCATCTTCTGTTTTGAGACGCTTGAGATAGCTGTATTGGGCTGTATATTTCGCAGATTGCTCAGTCGAGATTTTTGGGTCGGTGACCTCGTACTCAAAAGGGAAAAGAAAGTTTCGGATAGATTCTATAATTTGCATCGGTTGAAGTTTCCTAAGAAAGAAAGAGTTGTAATGTCGAGAGTACTTTTAGTATCACGTTTGAACAATTCACTTTCTGTGACTGTGCAATAGGTAGGTGATGTTCCCAATCAATAAAAAAGTTCTGTGAGATTACAATCTTGTTCTATAGAAATCAGCCTTTTGGGTGACGTTTATCACGGCAGATATTTAGTTTGAACGAAAAGGTAATCGAGCTGATTGAGCAAATATTTCGACGTGTGCCTTAGTGTTATTCTGCCGCTGAGAAGTGAATCCGGAAGTTTCAGCTGTTTTGAATTTAAGGATTTGATAAAGGGGAATTGAGATGCAAAGGCGATCGCCCTAGTTCCGGATTGATGTTCAATAATCCGGAGCATTTGTGTAAGGGTTTTGTGGGGGTTTTGGGACTTTTAGCGAAATAGATTAAAGCTTCTGTAAAGCTGATGGGAGCTGGATTAAGTCTCACGACAGGAGTGGAAACATTTTTCCGACAAGTGTTATCAATAAGGGTGAGGTATTCGAATATTTAAATTTGTAATCCAACCTGTAAGCCAGCATGTTCCAAGACTTTCAATTATCGATTACACATCTGGGTGATAACCGTTATTTTCTCCGCACAGAAAAGGTGGCGGCTGGTGTACCCCTCGCAGAAGAACAGGTGGAATGGGATGTCGATTATTGGTTAGCCACAGCGCAAAATTTGATGAGTGATCCTCTCTCGCGGTTATTGCAGGGGACGGGTCGCCTGAGTGCGCAAAATCGTCTAGTGACGCCGGATACGGATCTTGCTGCGCTGAGTATGACGGAAGTGCCTACAGTGGCCACAACATTAATGGAGTTTGGGCAACAGCTCCATCAAGCTTTATTCGTGGGGAGTTTGCGGGATAGCTGGAGTAAAGCACAGGCGATCGCCCACAATCAAAACCAGATTTTACGATTGCGACTGGGATTCAAAGAAGCTCGGTTACTTAGTTTGCCTTGGGAAGTGATTAACCGTATTGATGTCGAGGATGGTGAAGTTGAAAGTTTGACCACAGGTATCGAAACTAGTTTTTCCCGTTATCACAGCAAAACCCAAGCCTCATCCGATGCCCCTTCCATGGATGATGTGGCAGAACAGACCCTCAAAATTTTAATGGTTTTGGCCAGCCCCGCTGATCAAGATCGTCTCGAATTGCGACAGGAAGCCTCCCATCTCCAGAGTGAACTCGATAAAGAAACTCTTTCTGGGATGCCTCCACTCGAACTCACTATTCTGGATAATCCTGGACGACAAGAGCTCACAGAAATGTTGGAGCAGGGTCAATATCAAGTGTTCCACTATGCGGGTCATAGCAACCTTGGTAATTCTGGTGGCGATATTTATTTAGTCAACCGTGAGACTGGCTTAACTGAGGAATTTGCCGGAGATGATCTGGCAGGATTACTGGTAAATAATGGCGTACAGTTTGCGTTATTTAATTCCTGTCATGGAGCTGATGGGATTGCCAATTACCAAGCAGAAGGCACCAGTGAACAAAATTTAGCGCAGGCTTTAGTGCGACGAGGCATCCCAGCGGTATTGGCGATGTCTGCACAAATTCCGGACCAAGTGGCCCTCACCTTTACGCGATTGCTTTACCGGAATCTCCATCTTGGCTATCCCATCGATTTTAGTTTGGGGCGAGTCAGACAGGGATTAATTTCGGCCTATGGATCTCACCAACTGTACTGGGCTTTGCCAGTGCTCTACATGAATCCTCATTTCCATGGGCTATTACAACATCGTCCCCTTAATCGTGAAGGCCTTGCGGAGCTGTTGCATATTTCCGAAGCTGAATTAGCCGCACTATCGCCAGAGGATGAAGCAAGGTTGGCGATCGCCGATCTGACGACTACGGGAGATGATTTTCTGGCAGATGAATCTGATGAATCATTATTTTCTCCCCCAAGTAATCTCTCCTCTGAAGCTGGCGAAGAAACAGCATTTATTAAAAATATTTTGGCGGAGATTAGCTCTGATATCCAAGATATTAAAGAAGACAAACAAACAAATAAAACAGACAGTGAACCAAAAGGTTTGGTGTTAACGTCTCGTGCCCAAGCGAATCAGTTTGTTAGGCGATACCCTTGGCAGATTGCTCTTGGTCTAGTAGCGGTGATCGCCATAGGGGGCGGCTTATTATGGCAAGCTAATCGTCAGCGCTCGATTAGAATTCCCGTTGTTGAAACTTCTATTCCCCAATCCGAAAATGTTGAATTAAACAGTTTCAGTAATGAAACATTGCTTGAGCTAGCACGGGAAAGAAAAGGAGATTGGTCATTGCTCTACCGCATCACAACTCATCTTCTCGACCAAGAAGCGTTGCCTTTAGCCCGTGCTATTTTGTATGACATCGCAAATCCTGATAGCGCAGATAGTGCTCAACTCAATTTTCTGAAAGGCCGTTATGCTTGGCACTTGATTCTGAAAGATCCAGTTAATAATATCGATGAATCAAGTTTGGATGATGTGCGACGGTTTTGGTCAACAGCTTATGACGCAGATCCCCAGCAACCTTACTATCTCTACGCCGCAGGTTTCGCCGATTATGCTTCAGGTCGATATGATGCCGCAGTGCAAACTTGGACAGAAGTCATTAATCTGGCGATGGATGATCCACCACTTTTGGCACAGGCTTATGCTGGTTTAGCCTTGGCTTTTTATCAGCAGGCTGAAACACAATCCGGTGAGCCACAGCAAGATTCTCAGAGTAAAGCGATGAAATTGCGGACGAGTGCCTATCGCACTGATCCAGACGGTATTACCGTTGAGGCGTTGAGTCAAAATTGGTTGTGGTCTGAGACGGCGATCGCCACATGGCGTGAATTGAGTGACCTTAAGTGATCACTGCTGATCTGCGCTAGTCTGGCAGAACAACGCTGTAAAATGGCGTATAACTCCGCTTGAACTCGATACAATTGGGCAACACAAAGATCAATCGTTATTGATTTAAGATCAGCCATTGTTGAATAACAATCCTGATTGAGCCTGGCGATTCAGGGAACACAATTACGGGCATCTATTTCTTTCGCATTGAGTAATTTCCTGTGTGGCATCGCATTAAAGAATTTGGTTGGAATTGGCGCGGTGTCCTCGTAACGACCCCGGCGATCGCCACATTGGTGTGGGTATTAAGACTGAGTGGAGCTCTACAGTTTGTGGAGTTGGCTGCCTATGATCAATTTGTACGTTGGCAACCATCCGAACCCTTAGATGATCGCATTTTAATCGTTGGTATTGAAGCTGGTTATACGTCTCAGCCTGATGCCGTTTATGCTGAGTTGCTGTCCAAGCTACAGGATTTGGAACCTCGCCTGATTGGACTGGATATTTACCGCGATATTCCGATTGATCCAGGCCATGATGATCTCGTTGCTGTTTTCAAGAAATACGACAATATTTTTGGTATTGAGAAAATCGTTGGAGAAAACGATACCCAGACTGTTCCCCCTCCGGAAACCCTAGCTGAAAAAGACCAAGTTGGGTTTAATGATCTGGTGACTGATGATGATGCACGTATTCGTCGGTCATTGCTCACGGTGGAAGATGAAACAGGCAAAGATCATTATGCGCTGAATCTATTGATGGCAGGACTCTATTTGCAAGAAGAGGGCATTTCCATCGGAGCGGATGAAGAGACTGGCTGGTATAAACTTGGTGATGTTGTCCTAGAGCCTTTAGATAGCAATAGTGGTAGTTACACTGGTGTTGATAATGGTGGCTATCAGATCTTTATTAATTATCGCGGTGCAGCAGGTTCATTTGCACAAGTGACAATGTCAGAAATTCTCTCTGGACAAGTGCCACCAGAACTTGTGCGTGATCGTATTGTTTTAATTGGGGATGTGACGGAAGTCAGCAAGGATTTATTTCCTGTTCCCTATACTTTGACCGCAAAGCAGCGAATGCCTGGTGTAGAAATCCATGCTCATATGGCAAGTCAATTGATCAGTGCGGTTTTAGATGATCGTCCATTAATGCGGAGTTGGGTGGAGTGGCAGGAGGCGTTGTGGATTATTTTCTGGACAGGGATTGGTGCATCTTTGGCATGGGGTTTACGAAATACGGGTCAGGGAAAGGCTTGGTCCTGGGAGCGTTTGATTGGTATTGGTTTCGTTGCCATGGTGCTGGTTGGTAGTACCTATGGGGCCTTGCTCTCGGGATTATGGCTACCCATTGTATCGCCAGGGCTAGGACTGTTTTTATCGGCAGTGGCAATTACTGGATTTATTGCGCGCTCTGCTGGGCAAATTCGGAATACGTTTGGGCGATACCTCAGCGACGAAATTGTGGCGACACTCCTCGAAAGTCCAGAAGGTTTAAAGCTTGGGGGAGAGCGGCGAACAATTACGATTTTGACATCAGATTTGCGAGGCTTTACGGGAATTTCAGAACGTCTTGATCCTGAGGAAGTGGTGAAGTTACTCAATCTTTATTTGAGTGACATGGCCGATGTGATCACGGATTATATGGGGACGATCGATGAGTTTATGGGTGATGGCATTCTGGTTTTATTTGGAGCGCCGTTACCTCGTGCTGATGACCCTGAACGGGCGATCGCCTGTGCGGTTGCAATGCAATTGGCTTTAAGTGCCGTGAATGAAAAAATTCAGGCATTTGGTTTAGCACCGTTTGAAATGGGGATTGGGGTACATACCGGTGATGTGGTCGTTGGTAATATTGGGTCTGAAAAGCGCGCGAAATACGGCGTTGTCGGTAGCCAAGTGAATTTAACCTACCGGATCGAGTCCTATACAACGGGTGGACAGATCCTCATTTCGGAACGCACCTATAATCTTTTGGAAGACATTCTCGAAATTCGTGGGACGCAACAGGTTTCTCCAAAAGGTGTAAAAGAGCCGATTACGATCTATCAAGTGGGAGGTATCAAGGGCAAATATAATTTGCGACTCCCAGAGATTGTGGAAGAGTTTTGTCCAGTGCCCGAGGCGATCGCCGTTAAATTTTCTGTCCTACAGGGCAAAGATATTGTGTCAGAGTTGAATTACGCTGAGATTTGGCAACTCTCAGAACGGGAAGCCTATTTGCGATTGCACACAACCAATGGTGCGATGCCCCCAAAAGCTTTAGCAAATCTCAAACTGAATTTTGCAGCGCCTGCCCATAACGATTTAAGCGATGATTTTTACGCAAAAGTGATCGCCAATCCTAACCTTGCAGCACCTGATTTTCAAATTAAATTTACGATGCGTCCGCCACAAATTCACACTGAATTTTCGCAACTTTATTCGCAAGCGCAGGAAGCTGAGAATCTCGCTTCTTCTTCTCAATAATTATTGCGCCATCATATGTTTAGTTGGCGATCGCCACTAAAGAATTTTTAATGGCACGGCGTTGTTCTTCGTCATATTGCCACCGCTGTAGGAAAGTTTCATAATCGCCCGTTTGAGTTTGGAGGGCATCGAGTAGTGCTTGGCGTTCCTGCTGAAATGTTTGGCCGTAGGGCGTTGCTTCTAAAGTTTGCAAAAGATTTTGGGAACGTCGTTTAACTTGTTCAGAACCAGCCTGTTGCTCTTTATCCTGATTACGGCTGTGAGCGATCGCCATTGCCGTGGACATGGCTACATTTTTAACTAGAATTTCTTTGATTTCTGATGCCACAGCTTGAAACGCTTCGATAAAAATTGCTGGTGGATGATCAGCGAGGGGGCAACTGCCGGTGAGGTAAGCCACAAAAAAGCCCCGCACACCATTGCGATGACTTAAAAGCTCGATGAGATTAGATAAAATCTCTGCATCAGATAAAGAGCTTGTCATCACTTGGTCGAGCCAGTTTCCAGTGAAGGCGATCGCCTCCTGAAAAGAGAGTTTGTTGAGATCTGTAGTGGTGTTGTTAGTCATAGCAAATCAAATAAATAAACAGATAACCAAAGTGGAACTTAATCTGACTGGGACTGTCCGAGACGTAAATGATTACCGTCTGGATCACTTAAATGAATCTCTCGCCCCCAAGGTTGTTGTTTGATTGAAACTTCAAACTCCGTTGCAATCTCATCAATATTTTCGACATAAAGATACACAAGCGAATTAGGCGTTGCATCACCTTGATGTTCAGAGAGATGAATGGCATTTTTTCCACGACGCAGAAACATATAAATCGGAAAATTTGGTTCGAATTGATGTTCCCCTTCGACGATGAAATCTAGACGTGAATACCATTTTGCTGCTTCCTTGGCATTCTCGACCCAGAGAATGGGGATTATTTCTTCAGTCATGATTTTCTTCTGATGGTGTTGATGGGAGTAATCTCCAAACTTAGTTAATTGACTGCTGCTGTGATGTTTTGCAATTGCTCAGCGGCAACTTGAATCGCATCAATACCTCCCGGATTGACGAGTCCGTAATAATCAAAAGTGTAAACCCGCTCATTTTTAACTGCGTTGAGATCGCCCCAAAAAGGAGCAGCCTGCAATTGCTCAATCGAATCATCCCCCACATCGACCAAAATTAAGATTTCGGGGTTGGCTTCGAGAATTTTTTCCGGAGAAAGGGTGATGTAACCCTGTTGAGGACTATTGCCTTGAAGTTCAGCGACGAGGTTATTGATCGCAAATTGTTCGAGTAGATCTCCGGCCCAACTGTCGCGGTTTGGCGCCATGATTGGTTGATTGCTGACGAGTACTAAAGTCGCCTCTGTTTCGGTGGGATTTTCAGGGAGAAAAGCTGCATATTCAGCTAAAAGTGCTGTAGGGTCAGCATCAATCTTTTCGGCAATGTTAGTGGTGAGATCTTCGAGCGCTTGCCAGTTAGGAACCTCCGCAGCAATCGTTTCAATGCCTAATGCGGTGAGCTTTTCGAGGATCTGATCATGGAATCCCACCGCACCAATAACAAGATCTGGTTTAAGGGCAACAATTTTTTCGATACTCGGAGGAGTACGCCCTTCGCTAACTTTTGGCAGTTCACTAAAGGCAGGATTTTGGGCGAGGAGACGACTACCGGGAATGCCGACTAACTTACTCTCATCAAGGCGGTGAATGATATCGGCAGAGAGAGAGGTTAGGGCTACAATTTTGTTCGCAGTGGCAGTCTCAGAAGGGTTTGTCTCAGTGACTTCGGCCGTATTGGAAGATGTATTGGCAGTGGATACTTCGACATCCGGTGTTTGACTACAGCCAACCACAAGGGACAACGTGAGTAAGCTAATCGTGAGTTTTGTTTTTAGGTTCTGCATGAGTTTGGGGATGAGAGGACGCAGGGTAGTAGTAGATGCATGGATTGGGAGAGGGAGAAAAAGTGGGAATTGCTAAACAGTGGTAGGCTGCGCGACAGGCTGTAGCAAGCTGACTAAGTGACCTTGGGGGCTGCGAACAGCGGCAACTTTCCCGAAAGATGGTTCGCGGACTCGGCCTTCTAATTTGCCGCCAAGGGTCTCTAGGTTGGCGATCGCCTGATGTACATCATCGACAGTGAAGCTGAGGATAGGAGAGCTACCCGTTTGAGGCGCTTCCGCAGCACCATGAAAGGCGATGGTGGCGCCATTGGCTTCGATTTCAGCCCAGCCAGGACTTTGCACTTTGATCGGTAAACCGAGACCTTCGTGATAAAACTGCACCGCCGCCGCGACATCTTTGACCATGAGCATAATGTGACGAAATTGAGCAGACATAGCGTGATTTTCCTAAGGGGTTAAACAACAAATAATGACCGAAAACTATGCTGAAATCATGGGAGGCGATCTCCTAAAATTGCCAGCTCAAACCAGCCCGTAAACTAATTCCCGGCTGCGCAAAACGGCTAATATCCTCTGGCTCTGATCCGTTCACCAACGTTTGCACATCAGAGTATTGGAAGTATTCCGTATCAAAGAGATTAAAGACCCCGAAATTTAACTTCACATCCTCATTGATGTTGTAGTAGCCCAGTAGATCGACGACGGTATAAGCATCAGGAGTAAACGCATCATCAGGGCGATTATCAGCTAAACGAGGTTCCCCAACAAACGTTGTCACGAGTTCTGTACCCCAACGGTCATCCTTGCCGCTGTAACGCAGACCTAGAACAGCCTTAATCGGGTCAACACTCTCAAGAGGCTGGTCAGAATCAAGGTCATCACCCACTGTCCAACCTAAACTACCAATAACACTGAAACCATGGTCAGCATCACTAAAGCGATATTCACCTGCTACTTCTAAACCATAGGTACGTGCATCACCGATATTCTGAGATTGGAATAGTAGAATCGGTGCGACTGTTGGGCTACCAGGAAATGGAAAGATAGGAGCACCAGTCTGTGCGTCAATTTCAACACCAGCGCTAGCAAAAGTTTCAATAAAGTTGTTGTACTTCGTATAGAAGCCAGTCAAACTCAAACTCCCACGATCCATTTCGCTACGAATACCCAGCTCAAACGTGTCGCTAGTTTCTGGTCTCAAATTAGGATTGGATAGGGTCTTATAACGGAAGAAAGGGCTAGACAAATTCGTGAAACCAGCATTGATTTCGCTGTAGAGCGGACCCCGGAAACCACGAGCATAACGACCGACAACAGCAAGCTTTGGAGAGGTTTGCCAGACAAAACCAAGGTTAGGCGAGAAAGACGAATCACTAAAGTCCGCTGACTGTGCCTCAGGGCTATTGTTTTCAAACAGCTCATCCGATTGGGTTGTTAGCTCATAGCTATCAAATCGGAAACCTGGTAGCAACGTGAATTTATCTGATAATTCCAACTCATTCTGAACAAAAACACCAATACGGGAAGTATTCGAGTCAGGGAAGTCTTTCACTGGAAAACTATCCGAGCCAACCTGATTAGAACTTAGAGTGAGATTCCCCGCAGCATCAAAACGCGTTTCAAGACCATCTCGAATTCTCTCGTTGCTTGTGTTGGAGAAATCAACACCATAGGTCAAAGTATTACGAGCTTTACCGATATTGAAAATACTTTGGAGTTGGAGATCGATACCAATAATATCGTCATCAAAAGTATTGTTTAAATTCCGGATGCGACGTTCCGTGCCAGTGGGATTGAGGAAATTCTGTAAACGGAATTCATCAGTACCTGCATCTTGGTAGTAGAACTGGAAACGTGCTGCATCAAGGAATCCATCCTCTGTCTCGCTGTTGTAGCGATAGGCTAAGCTGTAGCGATTACGGAAGAAATCAGTATCAGTTCTTTCGTCTTGACCAATAAAGCCCCGTGGTCCAAGGAGGTTTTCAGCAATAATTGGAGCGACTTGATAACTGAAGTTACTCTCAAAGATTTCTGTTGTTAAAGAAAGACTAGATTCTTCGTTGAGGTTTACATTGACTTTCCCTAAGAAGTTATCGCGGCTGGTGTAGAGATCATCCACGAATTCATTGTCGTTGGGCACACGAGCTTCGTATCCATCACGACGGGTGTAGCCGAGTAAGAATTCTAAATTGTCATAGGCAAAAGCTGTAACACCAGAAGTCTGCCAACTCTTATCAACTGTTTCATAAGTGCTGGAAATTCGGCTAACCCAATCCTGGCCAGGTTTTTTGTCTAATAAATCTGAAGGCTCAAGGGTACGGAAATTAACGATCCCAGCAAGGGCATCACTACCAAAGAGTGATGATGCAGGGCCACGGCCAATTTCAATTTGCTGCAAACTTTCGATGTCGACGTAATCTCGACCAAGGCTTGGTGTACCAAAACTAAATAAGCTTGGCAGACGAATACCATCATTCAAAAGTAAAACTCGGTTACCGCCTAGACCTCGAATCCGGACATCTTGGAGACCAAAGCGACGGTTATTACCGACAGAGACGTTAGGTTCGTAGCGGAAAGCATCTCTTAAGTCTTGACTCAAAGTCCGATCTAAATCATCACTATCAATCACGGTGACAAAGTTCGGTGTAAGCGCAACCGGTCTTGGGTTTCTCGTACCTAAAATTGTGATTTCCTGGTCGGCGATCGCCACATCGCCTGGATTCAGAACATAGGCGAGATAACTGGAACGTAAAGAAACCTCGGTTGTTGGCGGTGTATCGATCCCCATTACTCTGACTTCAAGGCTAGTGTCTGTCAGTTGGATGACACTCACTTCAGAGATATCTTCGGTGGGATTGGCACTAGCAAAACTGTCGGCTTCGTCTAAAGCAAGTGTTGCGTTCTCAATGATGGTCACAAAATCATTGCCATCACGACGAAATAAACCTGCATCAATATTTAGTGGTTCACCATCGCTGGTTTCAAAAATGACTTCATAACCGCCTTCCCATGGCTCGAAACTGATGGCAGTGACCGTCTGAATGTCTTCTGCCTGGGCAATTAAAGGGGTTGGGGAGGCGATTACCCCCATTGCACCACAAGTGAGGATAGGCAAACAGCTAATGAGGCTCAGGGTGAGCTGAGTAGAAAAGGGTTTCATGAATTTTGATGTGAATGTCGATGTTTTTTGTTAAAAGGGTTCGGATTAGTTGGCGCTAATCCTAGGCTGGCGAGAGGATACAGACCTGCATACCCACAGGGGTATCAATGGTGACTGCTTCTACGCCGAAACCAATTCTGAGGTTTTCGGGGGTAACCACTTGTTTGGGTGCCCCAAGGGCAAAGAGTTTACCCTGTTTGATCATGGCAACGCGATCACTATAGCGGGTGGCGAGGTTGATCTCGTGTAGCACGGTGATAATGGTGAGATTTTGTTCATGGTTAAGGGTTTTTAGGAGTTCTAAAAGTTCGAGTTGGTAGTGCACATCAAGGAAGGTGGTCGGTTCATCCAAAACTAAAACTTTGGGATCTTGCGCCAACGCGAGGGCGAGAAAAGCGCGTTGTCTTTCTCCACCGGAAAGCTGTTCTACTGGGCGATCGCCATAGTTGGAGAGATTGGTTTTTTCTAGAGCCCAAGAAATTTGCTCTTGATCCGCTGCATTGAGTTCCCACTGCCACCAATCCTGATGGGGTGATCGTCCGAGGCCAACCAATTGCCGCACCGTTAAACCGCTAGGCGCGAGGGATTGTTGCGGTAATATCGCTAATTTGCGGGCGATCGCCTGAGGAGATTGCTGTTGAATCGCTTTGCCATCCAAACGCACAACCCCTTTCAGAGGTGACAAAATTCGACAGAGCAATCGCAATAACGTTGACTTCCCAGAGCCATTTGCCCCCACTAAAGTCAGCCATTCCCCTTGACGCAAACTGAGATTGATATCTTGAACAATTGCCTTTTTGCCATAGCCACCACTTAAATGCTGCGCGTTCAGCAGAGGGCGTTGTTCTTCCACAACGGAATCGGGAGTTTGGGGCGTTGTTTCACTAGAAAAACTCATGCCTTGACCCCTTGTCCACGACGATAGAGGAGGAAAATAAATAATGGCGAACCAAGTAATGCCGTTACGGCACCAACTGGTAATTCCACTGCGCCTAAACGAGAAATTAGATCAGCGAAAGTTAGCACCCAAGCCCCAGCTAAAGCCGATAACGGTAAAATCCAG from [Leptolyngbya] sp. PCC 7376 includes:
- a CDS encoding ABC transporter ATP-binding protein; translation: MSFSSETTPQTPDSVVEEQRPLLNAQHLSGGYGKKAIVQDINLSLRQGEWLTLVGANGSGKSTLLRLLCRILSPLKGVVRLDGKAIQQQSPQAIARKLAILPQQSLAPSGLTVRQLVGLGRSPHQDWWQWELNAADQEQISWALEKTNLSNYGDRPVEQLSGGERQRAFLALALAQDPKVLVLDEPTTFLDVHYQLELLELLKTLNHEQNLTIITVLHEINLATRYSDRVAMIKQGKLFALGAPKQVVTPENLRIGFGVEAVTIDTPVGMQVCILSPA